From Cellulomonas fimi ATCC 484, a single genomic window includes:
- a CDS encoding IS481 family transposase has translation MPHANARLNLRGRQLLIDRVVHQGRPVAHVAHELGIARQTGYRWVRRWRAEGADGLVDRSSRPRTSPSRTPAALEDAICAARARDRSGPDVLGAALGVPARTITRVLRRRGMPLLRDLDPLTGQVVRASKATAVRYERDRPGELVHVDVKKLGRIPDGGGWRALGRDVADRHRDDPIGFDYVHSMVDDHSRLAYSEILADEKGATCAGFVTRAAAYFAAHGITRIERIMTDNAWAYRWSLRDVAADLGAKQVFIRPHCPWQNGKVERLNRTLQTEWAYRQVFTTNDERAAALAPWLEHYNTRRRHNALGGLPPVSRLSPT, from the coding sequence GTGCCTCACGCTAACGCCCGACTGAATCTGCGTGGCCGCCAGCTGCTGATCGACCGCGTCGTGCATCAGGGTCGACCGGTCGCTCACGTCGCCCACGAGCTCGGGATCGCCCGCCAGACCGGTTACCGATGGGTCCGGCGCTGGCGCGCCGAGGGGGCCGACGGTCTCGTGGACAGGTCGTCACGGCCGCGGACGAGCCCGAGCAGGACACCGGCCGCCCTGGAGGACGCGATCTGCGCGGCGCGAGCACGTGACCGGTCAGGGCCGGACGTGCTGGGCGCGGCCCTGGGTGTCCCGGCGCGCACGATCACCAGGGTGCTGCGCCGGCGCGGGATGCCGTTGCTGCGCGACCTGGACCCGCTGACCGGCCAGGTCGTCCGGGCCAGCAAGGCCACCGCGGTCCGCTACGAACGCGACCGGCCCGGCGAGCTGGTCCACGTCGACGTCAAGAAGCTCGGGCGCATCCCCGACGGCGGCGGCTGGCGCGCCCTGGGCCGCGACGTCGCCGACCGGCACCGGGACGACCCCATCGGCTTCGACTACGTCCATTCCATGGTCGACGACCATTCCCGGCTCGCCTACTCCGAGATCCTCGCGGACGAGAAAGGCGCCACCTGCGCGGGGTTCGTGACGCGCGCCGCGGCCTACTTCGCCGCTCACGGCATCACCCGGATCGAGCGGATCATGACCGACAACGCCTGGGCCTACCGCTGGTCACTGCGCGACGTCGCCGCCGACCTCGGCGCGAAGCAGGTCTTCATCCGCCCGCACTGCCCCTGGCAGAACGGCAAGGTCGAGCGACTGAACCGCACTCTGCAGACTGAGTGGGCCTACCGGCAGGTCTTCACCACCAACGACGAACGAGCCGCCGCCCTTGCCCCCTGGCTCGAGCACTACAACACTCGACGACGCCACAACGCCCTGGGCGGACTCCCACCCGTCAGCCGACTGTCACCAACCTGA
- the glp gene encoding gephyrin-like molybdotransferase Glp has product MRSVQDHLAAVLAAVGPVAPLDVVLHDAVGCILAEDVAAVRDLPVRALAARDGYAVAAHDTAVAAGYAASRALPVAHDVRPGADAQLRLVPGQAVRVASGAPLPLGADAVVPLEETDRGAAQVAMQRPAVAGQHVRHAGSDVRAGETVLVAGTRLGARQLALAASIGRGRLRVHPTPRVVLLSVGDELVEPGTAAARDGGVYEADGHALEAAVRDAGAAPVRVGILPDDRATLREALDDQLVRADMVVVTGGLSELAHDTVKDVLAPLGTVRLDQVAMTPGFRHGFGSVGDALGRDRAVPLFALQGHPVAAQVSFEVFVRPALRAMAGHTELFRPSVAAEATTGWVSPPGLRQFVPATVLGSPEEGYRVTPVGDPAAPTVHALSRANALAVVGEQDLTVHPGQVVHCLVLEG; this is encoded by the coding sequence ATGAGATCGGTCCAGGACCACCTGGCCGCGGTGCTCGCCGCCGTCGGCCCGGTCGCGCCGCTCGACGTGGTGCTGCACGACGCGGTGGGCTGCATCCTCGCGGAGGACGTGGCGGCGGTCCGTGACCTGCCGGTCCGTGCGCTGGCCGCGCGCGACGGGTACGCGGTCGCGGCGCACGACACCGCGGTCGCCGCCGGGTACGCGGCGTCGCGCGCGCTGCCCGTCGCGCACGACGTGCGTCCCGGGGCCGACGCGCAGCTGCGGCTCGTGCCGGGCCAGGCCGTGCGGGTCGCGTCGGGAGCGCCCCTGCCCCTCGGCGCGGACGCCGTCGTGCCGCTCGAGGAGACGGACCGTGGCGCCGCCCAGGTCGCGATGCAGCGCCCCGCCGTCGCGGGCCAGCACGTGCGCCACGCGGGCAGCGACGTGCGCGCGGGGGAGACGGTGCTCGTCGCCGGCACGCGGCTCGGCGCCCGGCAGCTCGCGCTCGCCGCGAGCATCGGGCGCGGGCGGCTGCGCGTGCACCCCACGCCCCGCGTCGTACTCCTGTCCGTCGGCGACGAGCTCGTCGAGCCCGGCACCGCCGCGGCACGCGACGGCGGCGTCTACGAGGCCGACGGGCACGCGCTCGAGGCCGCCGTCCGCGACGCCGGCGCCGCACCCGTGCGCGTCGGGATCCTGCCCGACGACCGCGCGACGCTGCGCGAGGCGCTCGACGACCAGCTCGTGCGCGCCGACATGGTCGTCGTCACCGGCGGGCTGTCCGAGCTCGCGCACGACACCGTCAAGGACGTCCTCGCGCCGCTCGGCACGGTGCGGCTCGACCAGGTCGCGATGACCCCGGGGTTCCGGCACGGGTTCGGGTCCGTCGGCGACGCGCTGGGCCGCGACCGGGCCGTGCCGCTGTTCGCGCTGCAGGGGCACCCCGTCGCCGCGCAGGTGTCGTTCGAGGTCTTCGTCCGCCCCGCCCTGCGCGCGATGGCCGGCCACACCGAGCTGTTCCGCCCGTCGGTCGCCGCCGAAGCCACCACGGGCTGGGTCTCGCCGCCCGGGCTGCGCCAGTTCGTGCCCGCGACCGTCCTCGGCTCCCCCGAGGAGGGGTACCGCGTGACGCCCGTCGGGGACCCCGCGGCGCCGACCGTGCACGCGCTGTCGCGGGCCAACGCCCTGGCCGTCGTCGGCGAGCAGGACCTCACCGTCCACCCCGGGCAGGTCGTGCACTGCCTGGTCCTCGAGGGCTGA
- a CDS encoding GNAT family N-acetyltransferase, with translation MVVGWPAVLVEGPVRLRPLRRRDQDAWMTLRARNAGWLEPWDATSPEPVTGSRPTFGAFVRTLSAQARAGVTLPFAVDHHGELVGQLTVASISYGSLRSASIGYWVSEHVAGQGITPTAVALATDHCFGALGLHRVEINIRPENGPSLRVVEKLGFRDEGLRERYLHIQGAWCDHRTFALTTEEVPEGLLARWRASRGAPAG, from the coding sequence ATGGTCGTGGGATGGCCGGCGGTGCTCGTCGAGGGACCCGTGCGCCTGCGCCCGCTGCGGCGCCGTGACCAGGACGCGTGGATGACGCTGCGCGCCCGCAACGCCGGGTGGCTCGAGCCGTGGGACGCGACCAGCCCCGAGCCGGTGACGGGCTCGCGCCCGACGTTCGGCGCGTTCGTCCGGACGCTGTCCGCGCAGGCCCGCGCGGGCGTGACCCTGCCGTTCGCCGTCGACCACCACGGCGAGCTCGTCGGGCAGCTCACGGTCGCGTCGATCTCCTACGGGTCGCTGCGCTCGGCGAGCATCGGGTACTGGGTCTCCGAGCACGTCGCCGGCCAGGGCATCACCCCGACCGCCGTCGCCCTTGCGACCGACCACTGCTTCGGCGCGCTCGGCCTGCACCGCGTCGAGATCAACATCCGGCCCGAGAACGGCCCGTCGCTGCGCGTCGTGGAGAAGCTCGGGTTCCGCGACGAGGGCCTGCGCGAGCGCTACCTGCACATCCAGGGGGCGTGGTGCGACCACCGGACCTTCGCGCTCACGACCGAGGAGGTCCCGGAGGGTCTGCTGGCCCGCTGGCGGGCGTCGCGTGGAGCGCCCGCGGGGTGA
- a CDS encoding 5-formyltetrahydrofolate cyclo-ligase, translating into MSSVAQPYPSVSEGDEVEDVKDRLRRSIRDARTARSPRRREAAAQALAEVVTTIPAVAEARCVAVYAARPSEPGTLPLLDALAARGVRLLLPVLGSGLQRDWAEYAGREDLRERAPGRPPEPGGPTLGPAALADADVVLAPALAVDTSGARLGQGGGWYDRALLHARPGAPVVGIVYPEELYDARERPLPREPHDRLVDAVATPDGWQPVGPTVATPEGRRRVGPGVA; encoded by the coding sequence ATGAGCAGCGTCGCCCAGCCGTACCCGTCCGTGTCCGAGGGGGACGAGGTCGAGGACGTGAAGGACCGGCTCCGCCGCTCCATCCGGGACGCGCGCACCGCCCGCTCACCCCGCCGCCGCGAGGCCGCGGCCCAGGCCCTCGCCGAGGTCGTCACGACCATCCCCGCCGTCGCCGAGGCCCGCTGCGTCGCCGTCTACGCCGCCCGGCCCTCCGAGCCCGGCACGCTGCCCCTGCTCGACGCGCTCGCCGCGCGCGGCGTGCGGCTGCTGCTGCCCGTCCTCGGGTCGGGGCTGCAGCGCGACTGGGCCGAGTACGCCGGCCGCGAGGACCTGCGCGAGCGCGCCCCCGGCCGTCCCCCGGAGCCCGGCGGCCCGACGCTCGGCCCCGCCGCGCTCGCCGACGCGGACGTCGTGCTGGCCCCGGCGCTCGCGGTCGACACGTCGGGCGCGCGGCTCGGGCAGGGTGGCGGCTGGTACGACCGGGCGCTGCTGCACGCGCGGCCCGGCGCCCCCGTCGTCGGCATCGTCTACCCCGAGGAGCTGTACGACGCGCGCGAGCGGCCGCTGCCGCGCGAGCCGCACGACCGGCTCGTCGACGCCGTCGCCACGCCTGACGGCTGGCAGCCCGTCGGGCCGACCGTCGCGACCCCCGAGGGTCGCCGACGGGTCGGCCCCGGCGTCGCCTGA
- a CDS encoding GlsB/YeaQ/YmgE family stress response membrane protein: protein MSPEGIISAIIIGAIVGILGRLLVRGRQRISILLTIVVGIVAALLGTWLASLIGVRDTGGIDWVELILQVGLAAVGVAAVSGSRSRRRGVL from the coding sequence ATGAGCCCCGAAGGCATCATCAGCGCGATCATCATCGGTGCGATCGTCGGCATCCTCGGACGCCTGCTGGTGCGTGGACGTCAGCGCATCTCGATCCTCCTGACGATCGTCGTCGGTATCGTCGCCGCCCTGCTCGGGACCTGGCTCGCCTCCCTCATCGGCGTCCGGGACACCGGAGGCATCGACTGGGTCGAGCTGATCCTGCAGGTCGGCCTCGCGGCCGTCGGTGTGGCCGCCGTCTCGGGCAGCCGCAGCCGCCGTCGCGGCGTCCTCTGA
- a CDS encoding bile acid:sodium symporter family protein, producing MPRPDSRPSGAARGGLAALRAWVDPLVVMIIAVLVLGLLVPAQGTFADVLGVVRTCAIVLLFFLYGARMPTREVVDGLRNWRLQGSMLGATYVLLPALGLAVQALPDTVLAPELRQGVLYLSLLPSTVQSSVVFTSVARGNVAAAITGATISNVSGIVLTPVLVGLLLTATSGDLGGSPVGILLQLLLPFVVGQVVQPWIGGWVRAHAPLTRTTDRATILLVAYTSVSQASVSGAWDHVTPSALAVLVVVSVVVLAAVLAATWWGGRAIGLDRADRAALLMVGSTKSLATGLPMAAVLFSPVVAAGVALPVIVYHQLQLATCAVVARRVARVE from the coding sequence GTGCCACGCCCCGACAGCCGCCCCTCCGGAGCTGCACGTGGCGGGCTCGCCGCGCTGCGCGCCTGGGTCGACCCGCTCGTCGTCATGATCATCGCGGTCCTCGTGCTCGGGCTCCTCGTCCCGGCGCAGGGGACGTTCGCGGACGTGCTGGGCGTCGTGCGCACGTGCGCGATCGTGCTGCTGTTCTTCCTGTACGGGGCGCGGATGCCGACACGGGAGGTCGTCGACGGCCTGCGCAACTGGCGGTTGCAGGGGTCGATGCTCGGGGCGACGTACGTGCTGCTGCCGGCGCTCGGGCTGGCGGTGCAGGCGCTGCCGGACACGGTCCTGGCCCCCGAGCTGCGGCAGGGCGTGCTGTACCTGTCGCTGCTGCCGTCGACCGTGCAGTCGTCGGTGGTGTTCACGTCGGTCGCGCGCGGCAACGTCGCGGCGGCGATCACGGGGGCGACCATCTCGAACGTCTCCGGGATCGTGCTCACGCCCGTCCTGGTCGGGCTGCTGCTCACGGCGACGTCGGGGGACCTGGGCGGCTCGCCCGTCGGGATCCTGCTGCAGCTCCTGCTGCCGTTCGTCGTCGGGCAGGTCGTGCAGCCGTGGATCGGCGGCTGGGTCCGGGCCCACGCGCCGCTGACGCGCACGACCGACCGCGCCACGATCCTGCTCGTCGCGTACACGTCGGTGAGCCAGGCGTCGGTGTCCGGCGCATGGGACCACGTGACCCCCTCCGCGCTCGCGGTGCTCGTCGTGGTGAGCGTCGTGGTGCTCGCCGCGGTCCTCGCCGCGACGTGGTGGGGCGGGCGGGCGATCGGGCTCGACCGCGCGGACCGGGCGGCGCTCCTCATGGTCGGGTCGACGAAGTCGCTCGCGACCGGCCTGCCCATGGCGGCGGTCCTGTTCTCACCGGTCGTCGCGGCGGGTGTCGCGCTGCCGGTCATCGTCTACCACCAGCTGCAGCTCGCGACCTGCGCCGTCGTGGCCCGCAGGGTCGCCCGCGTCGAGTAG
- a CDS encoding UTP--glucose-1-phosphate uridylyltransferase, whose amino-acid sequence MSAHGLAQAQRKMTDGGVHPTAIDVFSRFYGLLESGETGVIPESGVDPLTDVPHLADLDVDDATARDALAVTAVVKLNGGLGTSMGMDRAKSLLRVRDDATFLDVIAGQVLEARRSTGARLPLVLMNSFRTRDETLAALASYPDLAVDGLPLDFVQNREPKLRADDLTPVEWPADPDLEWCPPGHGDLYTALHASGVLDALLDAGFRYATVSNSDNLGASPDARIAGWFARTGAPFAAEVARRTPADRKGGHLVVRRADGRIVLRESAQTPPEDAAAAGDIERHRYFNTNNLWLDLRALRAELDRTGGVLDLPLIRNEKTVDPSDKASTKVVQVESAMGAAIEVFDGAAVLEVDRSRFLPVKTTNDLLVLRSDVYRLEPDHRLAAQVEAPFVDLDDEHYKTIAAFDARVPATPSLVGASSLRVRGDWTFGSGVVVTGDAVLDDPGAPARVPDGARVGPDGLS is encoded by the coding sequence ATGAGCGCCCACGGACTCGCACAGGCCCAGCGCAAGATGACCGACGGCGGGGTGCACCCCACCGCGATCGACGTCTTCTCCCGGTTCTACGGACTCCTGGAGTCGGGGGAGACGGGGGTGATCCCGGAGAGCGGGGTCGACCCGCTGACCGACGTCCCGCACCTGGCGGACCTCGACGTGGACGACGCGACCGCGCGCGACGCGCTCGCGGTCACCGCGGTCGTCAAGCTCAACGGCGGGCTCGGCACGTCGATGGGCATGGACCGCGCCAAGTCCCTGCTGCGCGTGCGGGACGACGCGACGTTCCTCGACGTCATCGCGGGCCAGGTCCTCGAGGCCCGGCGGTCGACGGGCGCGCGGCTGCCGCTCGTCCTGATGAACAGCTTCCGCACGCGCGACGAGACCCTCGCCGCGCTCGCGTCGTACCCGGACCTGGCGGTGGACGGGCTGCCGCTCGACTTCGTGCAGAACCGCGAGCCCAAGCTGCGCGCCGACGACCTGACGCCCGTCGAGTGGCCCGCCGACCCGGACCTCGAGTGGTGCCCGCCGGGCCACGGCGACCTGTACACGGCGCTGCACGCGTCGGGCGTCCTGGACGCGCTGCTCGACGCGGGGTTCCGGTACGCGACGGTGTCGAACTCCGACAACCTCGGCGCGTCGCCGGACGCGCGCATCGCGGGCTGGTTCGCGCGCACGGGCGCCCCGTTCGCCGCGGAGGTCGCCCGCCGCACCCCCGCCGACCGCAAGGGCGGGCACCTCGTCGTGCGGCGCGCGGACGGCCGGATCGTGCTGCGCGAGTCGGCCCAGACACCGCCCGAGGACGCCGCCGCCGCGGGCGACATCGAGCGGCACCGGTACTTCAACACGAACAACCTGTGGCTGGACCTGCGGGCGCTGCGCGCCGAGCTCGACCGCACGGGCGGCGTGCTGGACCTGCCGTTGATCCGCAACGAGAAGACCGTCGACCCGAGCGACAAGGCGTCGACCAAGGTCGTCCAGGTCGAGTCCGCCATGGGCGCCGCGATCGAGGTGTTCGACGGCGCCGCCGTGCTGGAGGTGGACCGCTCGCGGTTCCTGCCGGTCAAGACGACGAACGACCTGCTGGTGCTGCGCTCCGACGTGTACCGGCTGGAGCCGGACCACCGGCTGGCCGCGCAGGTCGAGGCCCCGTTCGTCGACCTCGACGACGAGCACTACAAGACGATCGCGGCGTTCGACGCGCGCGTGCCCGCCACGCCGTCGCTCGTCGGGGCGTCGTCGCTGCGCGTGCGTGGCGACTGGACGTTCGGGTCGGGCGTGGTCGTGACGGGCGACGCGGTGCTCGACGACCCGGGCGCACCGGCGCGGGTGCCCGACGGTGCGCGGGTGGGGCCCGACGGCCTGTCCTGA
- a CDS encoding dolichyl-phosphate-mannose--protein mannosyltransferase, which produces MPPTRDDDAAPPEQPDDAHPAPTEPARPVPVGLGDGPDGAPATGSAPTGVVLTKGAVLTDDRQDPDVAEEPPLPTRERLLRTLLGADRLALDTTPRDRLVGWLWPLAVTVLAGVARFWNLGHPHHLVFDETYYVKDAWSLVTLGYEAQWSAEPNPAFEAGDTSGLGTVASYVVHPPVGKWVIGLGMQLGGGPDSAFAWRLAVAVLGTLSVLMVARIGRRLFASTALGTVAGLLLAVDGEAIVMSRISLLDPVLTFFVVAAFGALLLDREQARRRLAERAALVLDAGDDLGWGPRLGWRWWRVAAAVLLGLAIGTKWSGLYFLAVFGLMTVAWDATARRSVGVRHWARAGVLRDGVLAGVVMVGLAAVTYVASWGSWFASSDAYHRQWAEQNPGQGVTWLPPALRSLWQYHQDMWTFHNGLTTPHTYSAHPLGWIVQWRPTSFWYPTEVSELSGDAARQACGADRCSEAITALGNPVLWWCAAAAVIVAVVWLLRFRDWRAGAVLSGLVAGWLPWFLYAHRTIFTFYSIAFVPWVVLTLTYVLGLVIGPKDELEWRQRRWAVRAVGVLVVLIVAVSAFFYPIWAAWTVPYGFWHSHMWLTSWI; this is translated from the coding sequence GTGCCGCCCACGCGAGACGACGACGCCGCGCCCCCGGAGCAGCCGGACGACGCGCACCCCGCACCGACCGAACCGGCGCGCCCGGTCCCGGTCGGGCTCGGCGACGGCCCCGACGGGGCGCCCGCCACCGGGAGCGCACCCACGGGCGTCGTGCTCACCAAGGGCGCGGTCCTCACGGACGACCGGCAGGACCCCGACGTCGCCGAGGAGCCCCCGCTTCCGACGCGCGAGCGCCTGCTGCGCACGCTGCTCGGTGCCGACCGGCTCGCCCTCGACACGACCCCGCGCGACCGGCTCGTCGGCTGGCTGTGGCCGCTCGCCGTCACGGTGCTCGCGGGCGTCGCGCGGTTCTGGAACCTCGGCCACCCGCACCACCTCGTCTTCGACGAGACGTACTACGTCAAGGACGCGTGGTCGCTCGTCACGCTCGGCTACGAGGCGCAGTGGTCCGCCGAGCCGAACCCGGCGTTCGAGGCGGGCGACACGAGCGGGCTGGGCACGGTCGCGTCGTACGTCGTGCACCCGCCGGTCGGCAAGTGGGTCATCGGGCTCGGGATGCAGCTCGGCGGCGGTCCCGACAGCGCCTTCGCGTGGCGGCTCGCCGTCGCCGTGCTCGGCACGCTGTCCGTGCTGATGGTCGCGCGGATCGGCCGCCGGCTGTTCGCGTCGACCGCGCTGGGCACGGTCGCGGGGCTGCTGCTCGCGGTCGACGGCGAGGCGATCGTCATGTCGCGCATCTCGCTGCTCGACCCCGTGCTCACGTTCTTCGTCGTCGCGGCGTTCGGCGCGCTGCTGCTGGACCGCGAGCAGGCGCGCCGACGCCTCGCGGAACGGGCCGCGCTCGTGCTCGACGCGGGCGACGACCTCGGCTGGGGGCCGCGGCTCGGCTGGCGGTGGTGGCGCGTCGCCGCCGCCGTGCTGCTGGGGCTGGCGATCGGGACCAAGTGGTCCGGCCTGTACTTCCTCGCCGTCTTCGGGCTGATGACGGTCGCGTGGGACGCGACCGCGCGGCGCTCGGTCGGCGTGCGGCACTGGGCACGCGCGGGCGTGCTGCGCGACGGGGTGCTCGCGGGCGTCGTCATGGTCGGCCTGGCCGCGGTCACCTACGTGGCGTCGTGGGGCTCGTGGTTCGCGTCGAGCGACGCCTACCACCGGCAGTGGGCCGAGCAGAACCCTGGCCAGGGCGTGACCTGGCTGCCGCCCGCGCTGCGCTCGCTCTGGCAGTACCACCAGGACATGTGGACGTTCCACAACGGGCTGACCACCCCGCACACGTACAGCGCGCACCCGCTCGGCTGGATCGTGCAGTGGCGGCCGACGTCGTTCTGGTACCCGACCGAGGTCTCCGAGCTGTCCGGAGACGCGGCGCGTCAGGCGTGCGGCGCCGACCGGTGCTCCGAGGCGATCACCGCCCTGGGCAACCCCGTGCTGTGGTGGTGCGCCGCCGCCGCGGTCATCGTCGCCGTCGTGTGGCTGCTGCGGTTCCGGGACTGGCGCGCCGGCGCGGTGCTGTCGGGCCTCGTCGCCGGGTGGCTGCCGTGGTTCCTGTACGCGCACCGCACGATCTTCACGTTCTACTCGATCGCGTTCGTGCCGTGGGTCGTCCTGACGCTCACCTACGTGCTCGGCCTGGTCATCGGCCCGAAGGACGAGCTCGAGTGGCGGCAGCGCCGGTGGGCCGTGCGGGCGGTCGGCGTCCTGGTCGTGCTCATCGTCGCCGTGAGCGCGTTCTTCTACCCCATCTGGGCGGCGTGGACCGTGCCCTACGGGTTCTGGCACAGCCACATGTGGCTGACGAGCTGGATCTGA
- a CDS encoding family 20 glycosylhydrolase: MPDVAVIPRPVLLETTDGPPFVLTAATILVVDSAPELVAVGVLAADLLGRLSGRPVEVRYTEGGAPSVVRLRLSEDLPAGDEAYRLVVSEHRVDIDARSAAGLVRAVVTLRQTVSSLGDGTLTVPALRVEDHPRYAWRGLSIDVARHFFTVDDLKAIIGLLAHYKLNVLHLHLTDDQGWRVHLPSRPHLTRASAGTSVGGGPGGFYNPAQLAEIVEHAAARGIRVVPEIDVPGHVNAATHAYGDLTPSGEPTDVYTGIEVGFSRLHDDLPATRPFLRDVFTDLAAMTPGEYVHIGGDEVLTMDHDEYARLVGYAASVVRDAGKKVVGWQEIASTPLEPGTVVQYWDINADPAPFVAAAQAGAHVLMSPGSRAYLDMKYDATTELGLEWAGHIELRDAYDWEPSTLIPGVPPESVIGVEAAVWTETLTDLGELTSMLLPRLAAVAEVAWTAPQDRDWDDFAGRVAQHAPFWDRVGFRWHASPQVSWPGPGSAPGAAF; this comes from the coding sequence GTGCCCGACGTCGCCGTCATCCCGCGTCCTGTCCTGCTCGAGACGACCGACGGCCCGCCGTTCGTCCTGACGGCCGCGACGATCCTCGTGGTCGACAGCGCCCCCGAGCTCGTCGCTGTGGGCGTGCTCGCCGCCGACCTGCTGGGCCGGCTCTCGGGCCGGCCCGTCGAGGTGCGGTACACCGAGGGCGGCGCGCCGAGCGTCGTGCGGCTGCGGCTGAGCGAGGACCTGCCCGCGGGCGACGAGGCGTACCGGCTCGTGGTGTCGGAGCACCGCGTCGACATCGACGCGCGCTCCGCCGCGGGCCTGGTGCGCGCGGTCGTCACGCTGCGCCAGACGGTCTCGTCCCTCGGCGACGGGACCCTGACCGTCCCGGCCCTGCGGGTCGAGGACCACCCGCGCTACGCGTGGCGCGGGCTGTCGATCGACGTCGCGCGGCACTTCTTCACGGTCGACGACCTCAAGGCGATCATCGGGCTGCTCGCGCACTACAAGCTCAACGTCCTGCACCTGCACCTCACGGACGACCAGGGCTGGCGCGTCCACCTGCCGTCCCGCCCGCACCTGACGCGCGCGTCGGCGGGCACGTCGGTCGGGGGCGGGCCGGGTGGCTTCTACAACCCCGCGCAGCTCGCGGAGATCGTCGAGCACGCGGCGGCGCGCGGCATCCGCGTGGTGCCGGAGATCGACGTCCCCGGGCACGTCAACGCCGCGACGCACGCGTACGGCGACCTCACGCCGAGCGGTGAGCCGACGGACGTCTACACGGGCATCGAGGTCGGCTTCAGCCGCCTGCACGACGACCTGCCCGCGACCCGGCCGTTCCTGCGGGACGTCTTCACGGACCTCGCGGCGATGACGCCCGGCGAGTACGTGCACATCGGCGGCGACGAGGTCCTGACGATGGACCACGACGAGTACGCGCGGCTCGTCGGGTACGCGGCGTCGGTCGTGCGGGACGCGGGCAAGAAGGTCGTCGGGTGGCAGGAGATCGCGTCGACGCCGCTCGAGCCCGGCACGGTCGTGCAGTACTGGGACATCAACGCCGACCCGGCGCCGTTCGTCGCCGCGGCGCAGGCGGGCGCGCACGTGCTCATGTCCCCGGGGTCGCGCGCGTACCTCGACATGAAGTACGACGCGACGACCGAGCTCGGCCTGGAGTGGGCCGGGCACATCGAGCTGCGCGACGCCTACGACTGGGAGCCGTCGACCCTGATCCCGGGCGTGCCGCCGGAGTCGGTGATCGGCGTCGAGGCGGCCGTGTGGACGGAGACGCTGACGGACCTCGGCGAGCTCACGTCGATGCTGCTGCCGCGGCTCGCAGCCGTCGCGGAGGTCGCGTGGACGGCTCCGCAGGACCGGGACTGGGACGACTTCGCGGGCCGCGTCGCGCAGCACGCGCCGTTCTGGGACCGCGTCGGCTTCCGCTGGCACGCGAGCCCGCAGGTGTCGTGGCCGGGGCCGGGTTCCGCGCCGGGCGCGGCGTTCTGA